The stretch of DNA CAAATCTCTATTCTCCGTCCAGAGATGATTATAACTTGCATGAAATAAGGAGTTATAGATGACGCTGCCGACAATCATGCCTACGGCGAATACTGCAGCAAGCTGCATAAATGGACGAAATCTCTCAAATGGAGGCACTCTCATCCTAGCCTCTTCCTCCTCCGCACACCCACTTTACAAGCTCGGACCCCATATGGGCACCTAAAAAGGCAAATAGCAAGTACAGGATTTGCTTGATAGCGGGAGACAGATTCCCGTCAAAGAAGTTGCTTTCAATCACCCTCATAGGATCAATGGTTCCGCCAATTGCTGCGGCAAGCGCCCATATTTTGATCCGGTCAGCAACGTCCAGCATGGTCTGGGTAGGGGGCTGAAGGGAGACTACTGCGCCTATGCCGCCAACTAACGCCCCACCAATGACGATGCCGAAGGCGATGAAAAAGTCTAAAATTGCCTTTGTAATAAATGGGCTCATCTCTTTCTTCCTCTCCTTACGAACTTCTCCGATTTACAATGGTTGCTAGAAGCTGCTTGTCCGGGCTCTTTCTACCATTCTATGGGCTTCCTAACGGGTTGTATGATAAAATATTTATAAGAAATAAGTTCATTTATAAGCGATTGCTGCGGCGATGCTTATCTGAATATAAATCTTCAAGAATACAGGCCAGAATGGGGGAGAGAGATGGATAACGGGTTCGTTCATTTGCATGTGCACAGCGAATACAGTTTGCTGGATGGAGCAGCCCGGTTGGAAGAGCTGGTAGAACAGGCGGCAAGCTTCGGCATGAAGTCGCTGGCGTTAACCGACCATGGGGTCATGTACGGGGCTGTTCCCTTTTATAAGCTGTGCAAGGCGAAGGGGATCAAGCCAATTATTGGGTGTGAGGCTTATTTTACATCGGGCTCCCGTAAGGAAAGGGGGAGCAGGAAAGATCAGCCGATCTATCATCTGATTCTCCTTGCGAAGAACATGACAGGCTACCGGAACCTGATGAAGCTCTGCTCCATCGGACATCTGGAGGGCCATCACTATAAACCGAGAATAGACTGGGATGCTCTTACGCGGCATAAAGAGGGGATTATTGCCCTAAGTGCTTGTCTTGGCGGTGAAGTTCCCCAGCATTTGCTGCACGGGCGTCATGAGGAGGCCAAGCGGGCCGCACTCCGATATAAGGAGGCGTTCGGGGAGGACTTCTATCTGGAATTGCAGGATCACGGATTACAAGAACAGCGTAAGGTGAATCCGCTGTTGATTCAGCTGGCCCAGGATATTGGGATACCGTTGGTGGCAACCAATGATGTGCATTATTTAACGCGCAGGGATGCCGAGGTTCAGGATGTGCTGATCTGCATCGGCACCGGTAAGACCGTAGAAGATGAAGCCCGGCTTAAGATTCCGACAGACCAGCTGTATTTTAAGCAGGGGGAAGAAATGGAGCGGCTGTTTCCCCATGTACCGGAGGCGATTGCGAATACGGTAAGGATTGCGGAGAAATGCAGCTGGGAGCTGGAATTCGGACGGGCCATCCTACCGGCTTACGAGCCGATTCCGACGGGGCATACCGCAGCAACCTATTTGGCTGAACTGTGCCGGAGAGGACTTGAGGAGCGCTATCAGGCTACCGAACGCTGGGAGGATGCGGCAGCCAAGCAGGAGCTGGAGAAGAGGCTAGAATATGAACTTGGCGTGATTGACAGCATGGGCTTCTCCGATTATTTCCTGATCGTGTGGGATTTCATCGCTTATGCCCATCAGAAGGGGATTGCAACCGGGCCGGGGCGCGGATCGTCTGCCGGCAGCCTTGTTGCTTACGTCCTTCATATTACAGATGTGGATCCTATGAAATATAGGCTGTTGTTCGAGCGTTTCCTCAACCCGGAGCGGATTACCATGCCGGATATTGATATTGACTTTAGTGATGAGCGGCGTGACGAGGTTATCAGCTATGTGGTTCAGAAATATGGAACCGAGCATGTGGCCCAGATTATCACTTTCGGCACCATGGCCGCTAGAGCGGCTGTCCGTGACGTCGGCAGAGCAATGAATGTTCCCTTTGCAGAGGTGGACAAGGTCGCCAAGCTGATTCCCGGGCATCTTGGCATCACGATTGACCGAGCATTAGAGCAGAGTCCTGATCTGAAGACGCTTTATAGCGGGAATCCGCGAGTCAAGGGGCTGCTGGACATGGCCCGCAAGGTGGAAGGGATGCCAAGACATGCCTCCACACATGCTGCGGGCGTCGTCATTTCGCGGAGCCCGCTAACCGATGAGGTACCGCTTCAGGAAGGCAGCGAGAAGACGGCGCTGACGCAATATACGATGGAGAACCTGGAATCCATAGGGCTGCTGAAGATGGATTTTCTCGGTCTTCGAACTTTATCTATTATCGAACGTTGTATGCGCTGGATTCAGGAGCAGCGTGGAGCTGCTCCGAATTTCAAAACTGTGCCCGACAATGACCAGGCTACTTATGATCTTCTGTCACGTGGGGAAACCACGGGCGTATTCCAGCTAGAATCTGCGGGTATGCGCCGGGTGCTGCGCGATCTGAAGCCATCGGAATTTGAAGATATCGTATCGGTTCTTGCGCTTTATCGACCGGGTCCGATGGAATTTATTCCGAAGTATATTGCAGGCAAGCACGGGCAGATTGAGGTGGAATATCCTCATCCGGATCTGGAGCCCATCCTTGGGGACACATACGGGATTATTGTTTACCAAGAGCAAATCATGCAAATTGCTTCTAAGATGGCGGGATTCTCGCTGGGTGAAGCCGACTTGCTGCGCCGCGCAGTATCCAAGAAGAAGCGGGAGGTTCTTGACGAGCAGCGGGGCCATTTTGTTAGCGGCAGCTTGGAGCAGGGGTACCGCGAAGAGGAGGCCAACGCCGTCTATGATATGATCGTTCGCTTTGCAGACTACGGATTTCCCCGTGCCCACGCGGCAGCTTATGGCGTGCTGGCTTTTCAGACCGCCTATCTCAAGGCGCATTATCCTGTGCATTTTATGGCATCCATGCTGACAGCGGTGATGGGCAGCCATCGGAAGGTCGCCGAGTACATTGTTGAATGCCGGAGAATGAACATTCAAGTGCTGCCTCCTGATGTGAATGCCAGTGGTGTGCTGTTCACTCCTCATGCGGATGAAGGCGTGATTCGCTTTGGGCTTGCGGCGATCAAAAACGTAGGAACACAGGCGATGGAGAGCATTTTGAAGGAACGAAAGGATAAACCGTTTGAGAGCCTGCTTGATTTCTGCCGCCGGGTCGACTTGCGGGTCTGCAACAAGCGGGTGATTGAGTCGCTGATTGAAGGCGGCGCTTTCGACCAGCTGCCCGGGCACCGGGCACAGCTGCTTGCGATGCTGGATGAGACGGTGGAGGCGGCGCTAAAATGGCGCAAAGAACGAGAGGATCTGCAGATCCAGCTGTTCGATTTCGTAGAGACGCCTAACTGGGATATTGAATACCCGGAGGTTCCGCGGTTTACAGCATCTCAGCAGCTGGAATATGAGCGCGAGCTGCTAGGGCTGTATCTTTCCGGACATCCGCTGGATGATTACGATGAGCTGCTGGATGGCGAGGGGATCGACCGGCTAATGGAGCTGGCCGAAGCTCCCGATGAGAGCAAGACCGTTGTCGCGGGAATGGTTGTGTCCGTGAAGGCGATTACGACCAAGCAAGGAAAGGCGATGGCCTTCATGGAGCTTGAAGATCAGATTGAGCGAAGCGAGGTCGTACTGTTCCCGGAAGTATGGAATGCCAGCCGAAACATGGTCGAGAAGGGTGCGCTTATTGCGCTCCGGGGCACGGTTCAACAGCAGGATGAAGGCTTTAAGTTGCTTGCCGACGAGGTCAAGCCGTTAAGCGCGGCTGCGCTGCAGCAGCTGGTCCAGAGTGCGCGCAATTCTCGCCATCGTGGGAGCCGTCCTGCGGCTTCCTCACGGCCAGCCTCCTCCACGCGAGTGCAGCAGACCTCACCATCCTCCGCAGCTTCTGGTAAAAAGGCCGCCGAACAGCGGGTCTTTATCAAGATTACCAAGGAGGCGGAGAACGCCAGGCTGCTTGAGACGCTCAAACAGCTGCTGGAACAGCATCCTGGCCCGATCTCTACGGTCCTGTTCTATGAAAGTACAGGCAAGCTGCTGGCGTTAAGTGAGAAGTATAAGATCAAGCCTTCCCAGGCTTTATTGCGCCAGATGGAGGACATGCTTGGTCCAGCTACGGTCCGAGTCAAATAGTGTTATGATTGGAATTGGAATAGCGCAAATTTTCAGAAGTCACCTTCTGGAATTTGCGCTATTTTTGTATCTATTTACGAAAGTATGCAGCACTTTTTACGAACTTTTTGGATCAGGGACGCATACATTTAGAAACACGCTGCGGAGTTGCTTGCTTAAAGGGCACCGTTAGAGCAAGCGGCGATTATTGTGAAGAACACGGAGGGGAATCCATGTCCATAGAACTGGCAGAAAGCATGCTGCTTCATAGAGGAGTTAGTCTTGATGAAATTGCAAAAATCGTGTACTCGCTGCAAATTTACTACTATCCAAGCCTTACGATGGAAGAATGTTTGGCCAGCGTACAATCTGTATTGCAAAAACGTGAAGTTCAGTATACGCTTTACACGGGGATAGCTCTGGACGAACTAGCTGAGAAGGGATTGCTGCCGCGACCCCTTCAGGATTTGCTTGCGGCAGATGAGCCGCTATATGGTGTCGATGAGACGCTGGCGCTTGGCATTACCAGTGTTTACGGCATGATTGGGCTGACCGGATTCGGCCATCTCGACAAAGTGAAACCCGGAATTATCGGGGTTCTCAATGATAAGAAGGACAGCATTCATGTTTTTTTGGACGACCTTGTGGCCGGGCTGGCGGCAGCCGCTTCTGCACGGATTGCGCATCAGTGCAGAAGCGGCCAGTCAAGATTCGTAAAGGGTGATTAAATACCGTATACAGCGAGAGAGACAGCCTACAATTCAGGTCAGACAGCCGAGGCCTCTGTTGCGGTAAAATTGAACATTATGTTATCATTACTCTATTATACGGGCTGAAAACAGTATTTAGGGGGCTTGGAAGAGGCATGTGGACGGTTATTTACATTGCTCCTACCGCCAAAATGGCGGAAATGATTAAAACAAAGTTAGCGGCTGAAGGCTTTCTTGTCCAAACCCGTCCCGTTAATTTATCAAAACAGCAGTTCGAAATTTCAGTTCCTTCAGGAGAGCTTGAGGAAGTTCAGGAAGTGCTTAATTCCATTCTTCATCCTTAAGTGATTATTGATGGACTGCAAAGCGCGGCCAATACTTTAACGGCTGGAGAGGTGTAGTTGTGTTTAAAGACTTGTTCCAGAAAAAAAGAAAATATGCGACCATTCCTTCGGAACGCTTAGGCCAAGGCTCCGCTCCGGAACAGGGGGATCGGCCGAAGCGGGAAATTCCCGAGGGACTGATGAATAAATGCGGCAAATGCGGCAGTATTCAGTACAGCAAAGAATTAGAGAAGAACTTTAAAGTCTGCTCCGCATGCGGTTATCATATGCGTCTAAACGCCATGGAGCGTGTCCGCTATACTATGGATGAGGGCAGCTTTGTTGAATATGACAAAGATCTGGTATCCGTAGATCCACTGGGATTTCCGGGCTACGCAACCAAACTAGAGCAGCAGGCTCTGAAATCCGGTCTGCGTGAAGCAGTGGTTACCGGAGAAGGAACCATTGGAGGCTATCCGGCAGTTGTTGCTGTGATGAGCTTTGACTTTTTTAGTGGAAGCATGGGGTCCGCAGTTGGAGAGAAGATCACCAGGGCAATTGAAGCAGCTACCGATAAACGCCTTCCCCTTATCATATTCTCGACATCTGGCGGGGCAAGGATGCAGGAGAGTATCCTGAGCCTGATGCAGATGGCGAAGACGAGCGCGGCTCTGTCACGCTTTGCCGAACAGGGCGGCCTGTATATTTCGGTGATTACGGATCCGACGACCGGAGGCGTATCCGCCAGCTTTGCTATGCTCGGG from Paenibacillus sp. CAA11 encodes:
- a CDS encoding YtrH family sporulation protein produces the protein MSPFITKAILDFFIAFGIVIGGALVGGIGAVVSLQPPTQTMLDVADRIKIWALAAAIGGTIDPMRVIESNFFDGNLSPAIKQILYLLFAFLGAHMGSELVKWVCGGGRG
- a CDS encoding DNA polymerase III subunit alpha translates to MDNGFVHLHVHSEYSLLDGAARLEELVEQAASFGMKSLALTDHGVMYGAVPFYKLCKAKGIKPIIGCEAYFTSGSRKERGSRKDQPIYHLILLAKNMTGYRNLMKLCSIGHLEGHHYKPRIDWDALTRHKEGIIALSACLGGEVPQHLLHGRHEEAKRAALRYKEAFGEDFYLELQDHGLQEQRKVNPLLIQLAQDIGIPLVATNDVHYLTRRDAEVQDVLICIGTGKTVEDEARLKIPTDQLYFKQGEEMERLFPHVPEAIANTVRIAEKCSWELEFGRAILPAYEPIPTGHTAATYLAELCRRGLEERYQATERWEDAAAKQELEKRLEYELGVIDSMGFSDYFLIVWDFIAYAHQKGIATGPGRGSSAGSLVAYVLHITDVDPMKYRLLFERFLNPERITMPDIDIDFSDERRDEVISYVVQKYGTEHVAQIITFGTMAARAAVRDVGRAMNVPFAEVDKVAKLIPGHLGITIDRALEQSPDLKTLYSGNPRVKGLLDMARKVEGMPRHASTHAAGVVISRSPLTDEVPLQEGSEKTALTQYTMENLESIGLLKMDFLGLRTLSIIERCMRWIQEQRGAAPNFKTVPDNDQATYDLLSRGETTGVFQLESAGMRRVLRDLKPSEFEDIVSVLALYRPGPMEFIPKYIAGKHGQIEVEYPHPDLEPILGDTYGIIVYQEQIMQIASKMAGFSLGEADLLRRAVSKKKREVLDEQRGHFVSGSLEQGYREEEANAVYDMIVRFADYGFPRAHAAAYGVLAFQTAYLKAHYPVHFMASMLTAVMGSHRKVAEYIVECRRMNIQVLPPDVNASGVLFTPHADEGVIRFGLAAIKNVGTQAMESILKERKDKPFESLLDFCRRVDLRVCNKRVIESLIEGGAFDQLPGHRAQLLAMLDETVEAALKWRKEREDLQIQLFDFVETPNWDIEYPEVPRFTASQQLEYERELLGLYLSGHPLDDYDELLDGEGIDRLMELAEAPDESKTVVAGMVVSVKAITTKQGKAMAFMELEDQIERSEVVLFPEVWNASRNMVEKGALIALRGTVQQQDEGFKLLADEVKPLSAAALQQLVQSARNSRHRGSRPAASSRPASSTRVQQTSPSSAASGKKAAEQRVFIKITKEAENARLLETLKQLLEQHPGPISTVLFYESTGKLLALSEKYKIKPSQALLRQMEDMLGPATVRVK
- a CDS encoding glutamate decarboxylase translates to MWTVIYIAPTAKMAEMIKTKLAAEGFLVQTRPVNLSKQQFEISVPSGELEEVQEVLNSILHP
- the accD gene encoding acetyl-CoA carboxylase, carboxyltransferase subunit beta, translated to MFKDLFQKKRKYATIPSERLGQGSAPEQGDRPKREIPEGLMNKCGKCGSIQYSKELEKNFKVCSACGYHMRLNAMERVRYTMDEGSFVEYDKDLVSVDPLGFPGYATKLEQQALKSGLREAVVTGEGTIGGYPAVVAVMSFDFFSGSMGSAVGEKITRAIEAATDKRLPLIIFSTSGGARMQESILSLMQMAKTSAALSRFAEQGGLYISVITDPTTGGVSASFAMLGDIIIAEPGAVFGFAGRIVIEQTIRQKLPDDFQTAEFNLQHGQLDLVVHRKEMKNTLAKLLDMHGGKEGGV
- a CDS encoding phosphatidylglycerophosphatase A family protein; its protein translation is MSIELAESMLLHRGVSLDEIAKIVYSLQIYYYPSLTMEECLASVQSVLQKREVQYTLYTGIALDELAEKGLLPRPLQDLLAADEPLYGVDETLALGITSVYGMIGLTGFGHLDKVKPGIIGVLNDKKDSIHVFLDDLVAGLAAAASARIAHQCRSGQSRFVKGD